A genomic stretch from Edaphobacter aggregans includes:
- a CDS encoding TlpA family protein disulfide reductase, whose product MKKLLKQAAIGLFAMLLLAACTGLLFFKLVQRKITAHMRPPHLQTTPEAASDLMYRTLDGEVQHLSSTKGQVVFLDLWGTWCVQCVTEMPTVQKLYDHYRNDPQVKFLIISRMDSPSSVRSYAHRNRLDLPFYVTHDDDIPQSMHLNQFPSTFLYAKDGTLVSKHIGAADWSDRSVIAFIDQLKQQ is encoded by the coding sequence TTGAAAAAGCTCCTGAAGCAAGCTGCCATTGGCCTCTTTGCAATGCTCCTTCTGGCTGCCTGTACAGGCCTGCTCTTCTTCAAACTCGTTCAACGAAAGATCACCGCCCACATGCGGCCCCCGCACCTGCAAACCACACCGGAGGCCGCCAGCGATCTGATGTATCGCACATTAGACGGCGAGGTACAGCACCTCTCCTCCACTAAAGGACAGGTAGTCTTCCTCGATCTATGGGGAACATGGTGCGTCCAATGTGTCACGGAGATGCCCACAGTCCAGAAGCTCTACGACCACTACCGAAACGATCCACAAGTAAAGTTCCTCATCATCTCCCGCATGGACTCACCCTCGTCCGTGCGCTCCTACGCGCATCGCAACCGGCTCGACCTGCCCTTCTACGTCACCCACGACGACGACATCCCTCAATCGATGCACCTCAATCAATTCCCTTCCACGTTTCTCTACGCGAAAGACGGAACCCTTGTCTCCAAACACATCGGAGCCGCCGACTGGTCCGATCGCTCTGTCATCGCATTCATCGATCAACTCAAGCAGCAATAA
- a CDS encoding FadR/GntR family transcriptional regulator, which translates to MKKEVHKEVHDDATTHSQLTMQVVEHVRALIAKGEVKPGDRLPPERELARELKISRSSLRAGIGFLSAMGVLKSRHGAGTFVSSGPPALDSSSLSVLGALHGFLPWQMFEARLVLESNVAALAAERATDEHIAELAEEVAEMYAALDDPQEYLIHDVRFHRTIARAAGNPILGALMETITANLYGYRSKTVQNAQDLKESAEMHREIYRAIRSHNPAQARQTMEQHLKLASKAQAAETDLTAVPHPDEDTPEAIPTSTT; encoded by the coding sequence GTGAAAAAAGAGGTCCACAAAGAGGTCCACGACGACGCAACCACCCACAGCCAGCTCACCATGCAGGTCGTCGAGCACGTTCGCGCCCTCATCGCCAAAGGCGAAGTAAAACCCGGCGACCGCCTCCCACCCGAGCGTGAACTAGCCCGCGAGCTCAAGATCAGCCGCTCCAGCCTTCGCGCCGGCATCGGCTTCCTCTCCGCCATGGGCGTTCTCAAGAGCCGCCACGGCGCTGGAACCTTCGTCTCCAGCGGCCCCCCCGCCCTCGACTCCAGTTCCCTCTCCGTCCTCGGAGCACTCCACGGCTTCCTTCCTTGGCAGATGTTCGAAGCCCGCCTCGTCCTCGAGTCCAACGTAGCCGCCCTCGCCGCCGAGCGCGCCACCGACGAGCACATCGCCGAACTAGCCGAAGAGGTCGCCGAAATGTACGCCGCCCTCGACGATCCTCAGGAGTACCTCATCCACGACGTCCGTTTCCATCGCACCATCGCCCGAGCCGCCGGCAACCCCATCCTCGGCGCCCTCATGGAGACCATCACCGCCAACCTCTACGGCTACCGCAGCAAGACCGTCCAGAACGCCCAGGACCTCAAAGAATCCGCCGAGATGCACCGCGAGATCTACCGCGCCATCCGCTCCCACAACCCCGCCCAGGCCCGCCAGACCATGGAGCAGCACCTCAAGCTAGCCAGCAAAGCCCAGGCCGCCGAGACCGACCTCACCGCCGTCCCACACCCCGACGAAGACACCCCCGAAGCAATCCCAACATCTACCACCTAA
- a CDS encoding MFS transporter, with protein sequence MSMKTASLPDSGFTTTIPEKSNVRWFVCFLLFAATTINYMDRSVFSLIEPLLHLPFMGWIPGLDATHQPAYDINFGRVLICFQIAYGVGFLFAGRLIDKLGTKTGYALAVFVWGLASLSHSLVTTVIGFCIARIFLGLGESGNFPAAIKATTEWFPSEERALATGLFNSGSNASAFIAPILIAAVTARFGWHAAFLCTGSMGMIWLVVWLLFPYNKLRRGATQTQANLAPVTEGGSLYAILFRHRGFWAFFLAKGLTDPIWWFYLFYLPKFLNDNYGLNLSHVKYPLFVIYTAASIGSISGGWLSGFLMNRGFSINAGRKTALLVCALCVIPIMFVPHMHTLFPNNAWPAIALFCLATAAHQGWSANLFSTPTDMFPSTAISTIVGLGGAAGAAGGAAFTWLVSHYFSRHPLLIFTLGGSAYVVALLIFQILVPRLGVRRNA encoded by the coding sequence ATGTCCATGAAAACCGCCAGCCTTCCTGACTCGGGCTTCACCACCACCATCCCCGAAAAGTCGAATGTCCGCTGGTTTGTCTGTTTCCTTCTCTTCGCCGCTACGACCATTAACTACATGGACCGCTCGGTCTTTTCGCTGATCGAGCCACTGCTGCATCTCCCTTTCATGGGCTGGATTCCCGGCCTTGATGCCACACATCAGCCTGCCTACGACATCAACTTTGGCCGCGTCCTCATCTGTTTCCAGATCGCCTACGGCGTAGGATTCCTCTTCGCTGGTCGTCTGATTGACAAGCTTGGCACCAAGACCGGTTACGCTCTCGCCGTCTTCGTCTGGGGCCTGGCATCTCTCAGCCATTCGCTCGTCACCACCGTCATCGGATTCTGCATCGCCCGCATCTTTCTCGGCCTCGGTGAGTCCGGCAACTTCCCCGCCGCCATCAAAGCCACCACCGAGTGGTTTCCCTCTGAAGAGCGCGCCCTCGCCACCGGCTTATTCAACTCCGGCTCCAACGCCTCTGCCTTTATCGCTCCCATCCTCATCGCTGCGGTGACGGCACGCTTCGGCTGGCACGCCGCCTTCCTCTGCACCGGCTCCATGGGAATGATCTGGCTCGTCGTCTGGCTCCTATTCCCCTACAACAAGCTTCGTCGCGGAGCCACCCAGACCCAGGCCAACCTCGCTCCCGTCACCGAGGGAGGCTCCCTCTATGCAATCCTGTTCCGGCATCGAGGCTTCTGGGCCTTCTTCCTCGCCAAAGGCCTCACCGATCCCATCTGGTGGTTCTATCTCTTCTATCTCCCCAAATTCCTCAACGACAACTACGGCCTCAATCTAAGCCACGTTAAATACCCTCTGTTCGTCATCTACACTGCCGCGAGCATCGGCTCTATCTCTGGCGGCTGGCTCTCCGGCTTCCTTATGAACCGCGGCTTCAGCATCAACGCCGGACGCAAGACCGCACTGCTAGTCTGCGCCCTCTGCGTCATTCCGATCATGTTCGTACCGCACATGCACACGCTCTTCCCCAACAACGCATGGCCTGCAATCGCTCTCTTCTGCCTCGCCACCGCCGCACATCAAGGCTGGTCTGCGAACCTCTTCTCCACCCCAACCGACATGTTCCCCTCCACCGCCATCTCTACCATCGTCGGCCTCGGCGGAGCAGCCGGAGCAGCTGGCGGAGCAGCCTTCACCTGGCTCGTCTCACATTATTTCTCTCGTCATCCTCTGCTCATCTTTACCCTCGGGGGTTCCGCCTATGTTGTGGCGCTCCTCATCTTTCAAATCCTCGTTCCGCGTCTCGGAGTGCGACGTAACGCCTAG